In a genomic window of Candidatus Equadaptatus faecalis:
- a CDS encoding type II toxin-antitoxin system RelB/DinJ family antitoxin translates to MAAKSANLYARIEPQVKEQAEAILSSLGVSASSAVNMFYKQIVLRRGLPFDVKLPVSNVPDISSMDVEELDAELQKGYSDMQSGRVRPAGEFFRELGNSGSARRCAELKYDIDKADI, encoded by the coding sequence ATGGCTGCCAAATCTGCGAATTTGTATGCAAGAATAGAGCCTCAGGTTAAGGAACAGGCGGAGGCGATATTGTCTTCTCTCGGCGTTTCCGCGTCAAGCGCCGTGAATATGTTCTACAAGCAAATTGTTTTGCGCAGGGGACTGCCTTTTGACGTAAAACTTCCGGTGTCAAACGTGCCTGACATAAGCAGTATGGACGTTGAAGAACTTGACGCGGAACTGCAAAAGGGTTATTCGGATATGCAGTCCGGTCGTGTACGCCCTGCCGGCGAATTTTTCAGGGAACTGGGGAACAGCGGCTCCGCGCGGCGCTGTGCAGAGTTAAAATACGATATTGACAAAGCCGATATATGA
- a CDS encoding helix-turn-helix transcriptional regulator, translating into MSTINERIKQFRSQLHLSQEYVANFLGINRASFSQLENGNRKLSADELAKLCELFGVSSDFLLSGVKTDESVAFFARSFEKLDENDQAEIMNLIRFKEQMKAKAAHE; encoded by the coding sequence ATGAGCACTATTAACGAGAGAATTAAACAATTTCGCAGTCAGCTGCATTTGTCTCAGGAGTACGTCGCAAATTTTCTTGGCATTAACAGGGCGTCGTTTTCACAACTGGAAAACGGCAACCGGAAGCTGTCTGCCGATGAACTTGCAAAACTGTGCGAGCTGTTCGGCGTGTCGTCGGATTTTCTGCTTTCGGGAGTGAAAACAGACGAGTCCGTAGCATTTTTTGCCCGCAGTTTTGAAAAGCTTGATGAGAATGACCAAGCAGAAATTATGAATTTAATACGTTTCAAAGAGCAGATGAAAGCAAAAGCGGCGCATGAATAG
- a CDS encoding Fic family protein: MNSFREQASKFESAEKMAQAFLKAYFGNSKIVFPLNPFQMLKDEGIIFSISNFHKLEGVYVPAADGDDVPVVGINANRPITRQRYTAVHELCHHFRDTGKSVVCPMSPQSATEKFAESFASAVLMPYADLKHQVNKRKNAGGYISFDDVLEIADYFGVSFQACLFRIAYVIHAISVNTEPSELRKSIAKYAPEKKRRAKHLSYAKLYAGLFDCYFKQLATDGNDRARFVFQNNYIYNDSRIEGLDVDIEQISEIVTDLRLKKQNSCYCSDTGSDAYMSAAGHYDIYQHIFTEEHKDKLSVFETMSLNQKLFAYYPHPEFGGSTRKNNTLVIGAKFETVDHNDIANELAALDTEVKRSFEQRFSKPLSKYIQEICRIHHRLTVIHPFADGNGRTARAFMNMQLVRSSITPLYIRTEDKDEYIEALAAADKTQNYEPLYEVIFKAILRSHVELKML, from the coding sequence ATGAATAGTTTCAGAGAGCAGGCGAGTAAGTTTGAGAGCGCCGAAAAGATGGCGCAGGCGTTCTTAAAAGCATATTTTGGCAATTCCAAAATTGTTTTCCCTCTTAATCCTTTTCAAATGCTTAAGGACGAGGGAATTATTTTTTCAATTTCAAATTTTCATAAACTTGAAGGGGTGTATGTACCGGCTGCTGACGGTGATGATGTGCCTGTAGTCGGGATTAACGCCAATCGTCCCATAACGCGCCAGCGCTATACTGCTGTACATGAATTGTGCCACCATTTTCGAGATACAGGCAAGAGCGTTGTATGCCCTATGTCTCCTCAGTCTGCAACCGAGAAGTTTGCGGAGTCCTTTGCTTCGGCTGTGCTTATGCCGTATGCAGATTTGAAGCACCAGGTTAATAAACGCAAAAATGCCGGCGGTTATATCAGTTTTGACGACGTTCTTGAAATAGCGGATTATTTTGGTGTAAGTTTTCAAGCCTGCCTGTTCAGAATTGCGTATGTAATACACGCAATAAGCGTAAATACGGAACCTTCTGAACTTAGAAAAAGCATTGCCAAATATGCGCCGGAGAAAAAACGCAGGGCAAAACATTTGTCTTACGCTAAGCTGTATGCAGGGTTGTTTGACTGTTATTTTAAGCAGCTTGCCACAGACGGCAATGACCGCGCAAGGTTTGTTTTCCAAAATAATTATATTTATAACGACAGCAGAATTGAAGGTCTGGACGTTGATATAGAGCAGATAAGCGAGATAGTTACTGATTTGAGACTTAAGAAACAGAACAGCTGTTATTGTTCTGATACCGGCAGCGACGCGTATATGTCCGCCGCCGGCCATTATGATATTTACCAACATATTTTTACCGAAGAACATAAAGATAAACTGTCTGTTTTTGAGACAATGTCGCTGAATCAAAAGCTTTTCGCGTATTATCCGCATCCTGAGTTTGGCGGTTCAACGAGGAAAAATAATACTCTTGTTATTGGAGCAAAATTTGAAACAGTAGACCATAACGACATAGCGAATGAGCTTGCTGCACTCGATACAGAGGTGAAAAGAAGTTTTGAGCAGCGTTTCAGCAAGCCGCTCAGCAAATATATACAGGAAATATGCCGCATACATCACCGCCTTACCGTTATTCATCCTTTTGCGGACGGCAACGGAAGAACAGCAAGAGCTTTTATGAATATGCAGCTGGTACGGTCGAGCATTACGCCCTTGTATATCAGGACTGAGGATAAAGACGAGTATATTGAGGCGCTTGCCGCGGCGGATAAAACGCAGAATTATGAACCGCTGTACGAGGTTATTTTCAAAGCAATTTTGCGGTCTCACGTTGAACTGAAAATGCTGTAA
- a CDS encoding sigma-70 family RNA polymerase sigma factor, which yields MELAYTKIETEENEAMLFASAEYAPENEPEEDGCEMTAEEAEEAVERFDPLIKSLALKYEGQGAETQDLVQIGRIALIRIVPKMRKDKYFLNRLQRRMRRIINFNAEILRKQKKNLYGESVPITEEIELLAGEDRGVEWAERETDMFEKVELLLTPEEMSIVFALYEGKSRRQIAAGLQVSHMTVVRRLERIQEKLNPLKGWLLRMAEERM from the coding sequence ATGGAATTGGCGTACACGAAAATTGAAACGGAAGAAAACGAAGCAATGCTCTTTGCAAGCGCGGAATACGCGCCTGAAAACGAGCCGGAAGAAGACGGCTGCGAAATGACGGCAGAGGAAGCAGAAGAAGCGGTTGAAAGATTTGACCCCCTGATAAAAAGCCTTGCGCTTAAATACGAGGGGCAGGGCGCGGAAACGCAGGACTTGGTGCAGATAGGGCGCATAGCGCTTATCCGTATCGTGCCGAAAATGCGGAAAGACAAATATTTCCTTAACAGGCTGCAGCGGCGGATGAGACGCATTATAAATTTCAACGCCGAAATTCTGCGGAAACAGAAGAAAAATCTGTACGGCGAATCGGTGCCGATAACGGAAGAAATTGAACTGCTTGCCGGCGAAGACCGCGGCGTGGAATGGGCGGAGCGCGAAACGGATATGTTTGAAAAAGTTGAGCTTCTGCTCACGCCGGAAGAAATGAGCATAGTCTTCGCGCTCTACGAGGGAAAAAGCAGACGGCAGATTGCCGCGGGGCTGCAAGTGTCGCACATGACGGTAGTCAGGCGTCTTGAAAGAATACAGGAAAAACTGAACCCGCTTAAAGGCTGGCTGCTCCGTATGGCGGAAGAAAGAATGTAA